Proteins from a genomic interval of Paenibacillus sp. RC334:
- a CDS encoding MFS transporter → MNHLFKDNRFVRFFASRTVANIADSIYSIVLLYFVQQSTQSVAFTSFTYAAVSTASIFSFFVGPLVDRYSPARLASIALFAQAILISIVPFLIRDGMTNLIIILAIVFIASCFSMLFYPANSKMLPQLVRVPDLIIRANSMISSSDQIINIVGYLAGASLIIAMGMQNTFLLASGMLFLAGVVYIRLSKQLDTHSTEGTHSEGSLTLGHYWRELKEGYTFVKRHTFLRIMLPFFALANFSMAFLIITMPSIAVDYGSPIYYSLLYISYFIGIFVGSFLVNVLKRNGLTIAAAWVATGLAIFLFSVMPQMWMKLLAALLIGAFTGIINVLQMSLIQIITPLPLLGRVIAFTNTLSNAALPLGALIGGALALRFSLPEVLFFSALITVLSGLIMFFIKTVRQFEIPLEKAGGLGHPHATNEVS, encoded by the coding sequence GTGAATCATTTATTCAAAGACAATCGGTTTGTCCGCTTTTTTGCTTCACGTACGGTGGCAAATATAGCGGATAGCATTTATTCCATTGTGTTGTTATATTTTGTTCAGCAATCGACGCAGTCAGTGGCATTTACCAGCTTCACGTATGCGGCGGTATCTACAGCATCTATTTTCAGCTTTTTTGTTGGCCCACTCGTAGATCGCTATTCACCCGCACGCTTGGCCAGCATTGCTTTGTTTGCGCAGGCGATTCTAATTTCGATTGTCCCGTTTCTTATTCGAGACGGGATGACCAATTTGATAATTATCCTCGCGATCGTTTTTATAGCGTCTTGCTTCTCCATGCTGTTCTATCCTGCTAACAGTAAAATGCTGCCTCAACTTGTTCGTGTACCAGATTTAATTATTAGGGCGAACTCTATGATTTCATCGTCGGACCAGATCATTAATATCGTTGGTTATTTGGCTGGAGCTTCGCTCATTATCGCTATGGGTATGCAAAACACCTTTTTACTGGCCAGCGGTATGCTGTTCCTTGCAGGTGTCGTATATATTAGACTCAGCAAACAGCTCGACACTCATTCAACGGAAGGGACACATAGCGAGGGCTCGCTAACATTAGGGCACTATTGGAGAGAACTGAAAGAAGGATATACCTTTGTAAAACGCCACACCTTTTTGCGAATTATGTTGCCATTCTTTGCTCTTGCCAACTTTTCAATGGCTTTTCTGATTATTACTATGCCCTCCATTGCTGTCGATTACGGTTCGCCAATCTATTACAGTTTGCTGTATATTTCTTATTTCATCGGCATTTTTGTAGGTTCTTTTCTGGTAAATGTGCTTAAAAGGAACGGTCTTACCATTGCAGCTGCATGGGTAGCTACAGGACTTGCCATTTTCCTGTTTTCTGTGATGCCCCAGATGTGGATGAAACTACTGGCGGCTCTCCTAATAGGTGCTTTTACAGGTATAATTAATGTATTGCAAATGTCTTTGATCCAAATTATTACTCCCTTACCGCTGTTAGGACGTGTGATCGCCTTTACGAATACCCTCTCGAATGCGGCCCTTCCGCTGGGAGCTCTGATTGGCGGCGCGTTAGCTTTGCGATTCTCACTGCCTGAGGTCTTGTTTTTCAGCGCCCTGATTACCGTATTGTCTGGACTAATCATGTTCTTTATCAAGACAGTTCGTCAGTTTGAAATTCCATTAGAGAAGGCAGGTGGGTTGGGGCATCCTCATGCAACAAATGAAGTAAGTTAA
- the araA gene encoding L-arabinose isomerase, with product MKPFKFWFATGSQHLYGPETLDQVQEHSRQIVEGLNRSGHLPFEVVLKPVLTNSDAIRRLIIDANGDDLCAGIITWMHTFSPAKMWIAGLTRLAKPLLHLHTQFNRDIPWDSIDMDFMNLNQSAHGDREFGFIGARLGVTRKVVVGYWEEEGVQKRIGGWMSTAAAYSESQNLKVARFGDNMREVAVTDGNKVSAQAQLGWSINGYGVGDLVEVVNSVSEGDINSLFEEYHDLYELSAEAKQPGAVRDSILEQARIELGLKKFLQDGEFGAFTTTFEDLHGLKQLPGLAVQRLMAQGYGFGGEGDWKTAALTRLMKLMANNVDTSFMEDYTYHLEPGNELNLGSHMLEVCPTIAVNKPRIDVQPLGIGGKADPARLIFEGKPGKALVASIIELGGRYRLIINQIHAVENKNQMPKLPVASVLWKPEPSLEVSAEAWIHAGGAHHTVLSYAVTTEQLLDYAELTGIEAVVIDNNTNIRQFRQELQWNELYWRNK from the coding sequence ATGAAACCGTTTAAATTTTGGTTTGCTACAGGAAGTCAGCATTTGTATGGACCCGAGACGCTCGATCAGGTACAAGAGCATTCTCGTCAAATTGTAGAGGGATTGAACCGTAGTGGTCATTTACCGTTTGAAGTGGTACTCAAGCCGGTTCTGACAAATTCCGACGCGATTCGTCGTCTCATTATTGATGCGAACGGAGATGACCTGTGTGCAGGGATTATTACCTGGATGCATACATTTTCTCCGGCGAAAATGTGGATTGCTGGCTTGACGCGTTTGGCAAAGCCTTTGTTGCACCTGCATACTCAATTTAACCGTGATATCCCTTGGGATAGTATTGATATGGACTTTATGAACCTGAACCAATCCGCGCATGGTGACCGTGAATTTGGCTTTATCGGTGCCCGTCTGGGTGTAACTCGCAAAGTCGTCGTAGGCTATTGGGAGGAAGAAGGCGTTCAGAAACGCATCGGAGGCTGGATGTCCACGGCTGCTGCTTATAGCGAAAGCCAAAATCTCAAAGTAGCCCGTTTTGGTGACAATATGCGTGAAGTAGCTGTAACCGACGGCAACAAAGTATCTGCTCAGGCCCAGTTGGGCTGGTCCATCAACGGCTATGGTGTGGGTGATCTGGTTGAGGTCGTTAATAGCGTGTCAGAGGGGGATATCAACTCTCTGTTCGAGGAGTATCACGACCTGTATGAGTTGTCCGCAGAAGCCAAGCAACCGGGTGCAGTACGTGATTCTATTTTGGAGCAGGCTCGTATTGAGCTGGGCTTGAAAAAGTTTTTGCAGGACGGAGAATTTGGAGCCTTTACGACAACGTTTGAAGACCTGCATGGTCTGAAACAACTGCCTGGTTTGGCGGTGCAGCGTTTGATGGCCCAAGGTTACGGATTCGGCGGCGAGGGTGACTGGAAAACGGCAGCGTTGACGCGCCTGATGAAGCTGATGGCGAATAATGTGGATACCTCCTTTATGGAAGATTACACATATCATTTGGAGCCGGGCAATGAACTGAATTTGGGTTCTCATATGCTGGAGGTATGTCCGACAATTGCTGTGAACAAACCGCGTATTGATGTTCAACCGTTGGGTATTGGCGGCAAAGCCGATCCGGCTCGTCTTATTTTTGAAGGCAAACCGGGTAAGGCGCTCGTAGCATCCATCATTGAGCTGGGAGGACGTTACCGTCTGATCATTAACCAAATCCATGCTGTGGAAAATAAAAACCAAATGCCGAAACTGCCTGTAGCCAGCGTTTTGTGGAAACCAGAGCCTTCGCTGGAAGTGTCCGCAGAAGCATGGATTCATGCGGGTGGAGCGCATCATACGGTGTTGTCCTATGCTGTAACCACTGAGCAATTGCTGGATTACGCAGAGCTGACAGGCATAGAAGCCGTCGTCATTGACAACAACACGAACATCCGTCAGTTCCGTCAGGAGCTGCAATGGAATGAACTGTACTGGCGTAATAAATAA